A stretch of Antennarius striatus isolate MH-2024 chromosome 6, ASM4005453v1, whole genome shotgun sequence DNA encodes these proteins:
- the rps6kb1b gene encoding ribosomal protein S6 kinase beta-1 gives MAGVFDIDLDQPEENVSDDETDEAQLNDIMDQCSGFEFNMDDCEKIEISEDNVNQGTENIRPECFELLRVLGKGGYGKVFQVRKVVGAAAGKIFAMKVLKKAMIVRNAKDTAHTKAERNILEEVKHPFIVDLIYAFQTGGKLYLILEYLSGGELFMQLEREGIFMEDTACFYLAEISMALGHLHQKGIIYRDLKPENIMLNSHGHVKLTDFGLCKESIHDGTVTHTFCGTIEYMAPEILMRSGHNRAVDWWSLGALMYDMLTGAPPFTGENRKKTIDKILKCKLSLPPYLTQEARDLLKRLLKRNASSRLGAGAGDATEVQAHPFFRHINWEDLLARKVEPPFKPFLQSAEDVSQFDSKFTSQTPVDSPDDSTLSESANQAFLGFTYVAPSVLENIKEKFSFEPKIRSPRRIMGSPRTPLSPIKFSGGECWARSPLLHSGTPSVLQSPQEQAMELSTLEQMDITTSSEASAPLPIRQPTGLNLAQMKQQTYPVVAKRPEHLRMNL, from the exons ATGGCTGGAGTGTTTGACATTGATCTGGACCAGCCGGAGGAAAATGTCTCCGACGATGAGACTGACGAG GCTCAGCTTAATGATATCATGGACCAGTGCAGCGGCTTTGAGTT TAACATGGACGACTGCGAGAAGATTGAGATATCAGAGGATAACGTCAATCAGGGGACGGAGAACATCAGACCGGAATGCTTCGAGCTGCTGAGGGTTTTGGGGAAAGGTGGTTATGGAAAG GTTTTTCAAGTTCGAAAAGTTGTCGGAGCTGCAGCGGGGAAAATATTTGCcatgaaagttttaaaaaag GCTATGATCGTACGGAATGCCAAGGACACTGCCCATACCAAGGCGGAGAGGAACATCCTGGAGGAAGTGAAGCATCCCTTCATTGTTGATCTCATCTACGCCTTCCAGACGGGGGGGAAGCTTTATCTAATCCTGGAGTACCTGAGCG GAGGAGAACTGTTCATGCAGCTGGAGAGAGAGGGCATCTTCATGGAGGACACAGCCTG TTTCTACCTGGCAGAGATCTCCATGGCTCTGGGCCACCTGCACCAGAAGGGCATCATCTACAGGGACCTGAAGCCTGAGAACATCATGCTGAACAGCCACG GCCATGTTAAGCTGACCGACTTTGGGCTGTGCAAAGAGTCGATCCACGACGGCACAGTCACCCACACTTTCTGCGGCACCATTGAATACAT GGCCCCGGAGATCCTGATGCGAAGCGGACACAACAGAGCAGTGGACTGGTGGAGTCTGGGTGCTCTGATGTATGACATGCTCACAGGAGCG CCGCCATTCACTGGCGAAAACCGAAAAAAGACCATCGACAAGATCCTGAAGTGTAAGCTCAGCCTGCCGCCCTACCTCACACAGGAAGCCAGAGATCTCCTGAAGCGG CTGCTGAAGAGGAATGCGTCGTCACGACtgggagcaggagcaggagatgCCACAGAAGTGCAG GCTCATCCGTTTTTCCGACACATCAACTGGGAAGATTTGCTGGCTCGCAAGGTGGAGCCTCCCTTCAAGCCTTTCCTG CAATCGGCTGAAGACGTGAGCCAGTTTGACTCAAAGTTCACCAGTCAGACTCCAGTGGACAGTCCAGATGACTCGACTCTCAGCGAGAGCGCCAATCAGGCCTTCCTG GGTTTCACGTATGTCGCTCCATCGGTTCTGGAAAATATCAAAGAAAAGTTCTCCTTTGAACCAAAGATCCGCTCACCTCGACGGATCATGGGCAGCCCGAGAACACCCCTCAG CCCAATCAAGTTTTCAGGGGGCGAGTGCTGGGCCCGGAGCCCCCTCCTCCACAGCGGCACACCGAGTGTCCTTCAGTCACCTCAGGAGCAGGCCATGGAGCTGTCCACCCTGGAGCAGATGGACATCACGACGAGCTCTGAAGCCTCGGCCCCCCTCCCCATCCGCCAGCCCACCGGGCTCAACCTGGCCCAGATGAAGCAGCAGACCTATCCCGTCGTAGCCAAGAGGCCAGAGCATCTACGTATGAACCTATGA
- the tubd1 gene encoding tubulin delta chain, which yields MSVVTVQLGQCGNQVGPELFDMICSDAAGGQELYSRGSWERFFRRTAHGDLVARAVLVDMEPKVINQSLTRAAKSGRWRYGEASHFSQKQGSGNNWANGFCVHGPHHREVVEELVRQEVERCDRLAGLMAMMSVAGGTGSGVGTYVTQCLRDIYPKSFILNHLTWPYGTGEVIVQNYNSVLTLAHLYQLSDAIVVHENDTVHRICSKLLNIKHISFRDVNRVIAHQLGSVLQPALTAYSGGTHSRNPLGDLVSALACHPEYKLLSICTIPQMSSASMDYSTFSWPGLLKHLRQMLISNSKMEEGIDWQVRLPSGSDRTRSLTGPSFNTSLANLLILRGKDVFSADIGGFLDPTLYTSWLPSEEAFSSWKSEVPFNKYEKSATLVSNSQALLRPLDNMVGKAWNMFASRAYLHQYVKFGISEEDFLDSFTSLEQVISSYSQLG from the exons ATGTCCGTGGTGACGGTGCAGCTCGGTCAGTGCGGGAACCAGGTGGGTCCGGAGCTCTTCGACATGATCTGCAGCGATGCTGCGGGCGGACAGGAGCTGTACAGCAGAGGCAGCTGGGAGCGGTTCTTCCGTCGGACGGCACACGGAG ACCTCGTCGCCAGGGCGGTGCTGGTTGACATGGAGCCCAAAGTGATCAACCAGAGCCTCACCAGGGCCGCAAAGTCCGGCAGGTGGAGGTATGGAGAAGCTTCACACTTCAGCCAGAAGCAGGGCTCTGGGAACAACTGGGCCAATGG GTTCTGTGTCCACGGCCCCCATCACAGAGAGGTGGTGGAAGAGCTGGTGAGGCAAGAGGTGGAGCGCTGTGATCGGCTGGCCGGGCTCATGGCCATGATGAGCGTCGCTGGTGGAACGGGCTCCGGGGTCGGAACCTATGTGACCCAGTGTCTCCGAGACATCTACCCTAAGTCCTTCATCCTCAACCACCTCACCTGGCCGTACGGGACTGGAGAG GTGATCGTCCAGAATTACAACTCGGTGCTGACGCTGGCTCATCTCTACCAGCTATCGGACGCCATCGTGGTGCATGAGAACGACACCGTGCACAGGATTTGCAGCAAGCTGCTCAACATCAAACACATCTCCTTCAGGGACGTCAACAGAGTCATCGCCCACCAGCTCGGCAGCGTCCTGCAGCCGGCGCTCACTGCCTACTCGGGTGGAACCCACAGCAGAAATCCTCTGG GTGATTTAGTGAGCGCCCTTGCTTGCCACCCGGAGTACAAGCTGCTCAGCATATGCACCATTCCCCAGATGTCCAGTGCCTCCATGGACTACAGCACCTTCAGCTGGCCGGGCCTCCTCAAACACTTGAGACAGATGCTCATCTCCAACAGCAAGATGGAGGAAG GTATAGACTGGCAGGTGCGTCTTCCCTCTGGATCGGACAGGACCCGGAGCCTCACGGGACCCAGCTTCAACACCTCTCTGGCCAACCTGCTCATACTGAGAGGGAAAGACGTGTTCAGCGCGGACATAG GTGGCTTCTTGGACCCGACCCTCTACACCTCCTGGCTCCCGTCAGAAGAAGCTTTCAGCTCGTGGAAATCTGAAGTTCCTTTTAATAAATACGAAAAGTCTGCCACGTTGGTTAGTAACAGCCAGGCTCTGCTCAGACCTCTCGATAACATGGTGGGAAAAGCCTGGAACATGTTTGCGTCCAG GGCCTACCTCCATCAGTATGTGAAGTTTGGGATCTCAGAGGAGGActtcctggacagtttcacatctcttGAGCAAGTCATTTCCAGCTACAGTCAGCTGGGCTAG
- the vmp1 gene encoding vacuole membrane protein 1, with the protein MAANGSSCEQPQRRAGAKDKQNGQSADASLRERRQKDKEERLSLVVWRKPITTLHYFLLETLIKLKEWTLKLWQQRGIVVLVLVLCSLLSFVYSTEGAHQQYVEYLEKKFLWCTYWVGLGILSSVGLGTGLHTFLLYLGPHIASVTLAAYECSSTDFPEPPYPDQIVCPQGGGLEGSVSLFSIMSKVRLEACMWGAGTAIGELPPYFMARAARQSGADPDDEDYEEFEEMLEQAEGAQDFVTRAKLGVQHMVQKVGFFGILACASIPNPLFDLAGITCGHFLVPFWTFFGATLIGKAIVKMHIQKLFVIITFSKHIVEQMVSLIGSVPKVGPLLQKPFSQYLEAQRNKLHHAGGSAPADENWLSWVFEKVVLVMVAYFVISIVNSMAQSYAKRLQQQRHSEEKTK; encoded by the exons ATGGCAGCCAATGGATCGAGCTGTGAACAGCCCCAGAGACGTGCTGGAGCTAAAGACAAACAGAATGGCCAGTCCGCAG ACGCTTCGCTAAGAGAGAGACGACAGAAAGACAAGGAGGAACGCCTGTCTCTGGTGGTATGGAGGAAGCCCATCACCACGTTACATTACTTCCTGCTTGAAACCCTGATCAAGCTAAAGGAGTGGACATTGAA GCTTTGGCAGCAGCGAGGCATAGTGGTCTTAGTTTTGGTGTTGTGTTCTTTGCTTTCCTTCGTCTACTCGACTGAGGGAGCGCACCAACAA TATGTTGAGTACCTGGAAAAGAAGTTCCTGTGGTGTACCTACTGGGTAGGCCTTGGGATCCTGTCCTCTGTAGGCCTTGGAACTGGTCTGCACACCTTCCTCCTCTATCTG GGCCCTCACATAGCATCGGTGACGTTGGCAGCATACGAGTGCAGCTCCACAGATTTCCCAGAGCCTCCTTACCCGGACCAGATCGTTTGTCCCCAGGGCGGAGGGCTGGAGGGGAGCGTCTCCCTCTTCTCCATCATGTCAAAGGTCCGCCTGGAGGCCTGCATGTGG GGGGCCGGTACGGCCATCGGAGAGCTGCCGCCCTACTTCATGGCCAGAGCCGCTCGTCAGTCGGGGGCTGATCCAGACGACGAGGACTACGAGGAGTTTGAGGAGATGCTGGAGCAGGCCGAGGGGGCTCAG GACTTTGTCACCAGAGCAAAGCTTGGAGTCCAGCATATGGTGCAGAAAGTTGGCTTCTTTGGGATCTTGGCGTGTGCTTCT ATCCCTAATCCCCTCTTCGACCTGGCTGGAATAACTTGTGGTCACTTTCTGGTTCCTTTTTGGACCTTCTTTGGAGCGACTCTGATCGGGAAAGCCATCGTCAAGATGCACATACAG AAACTATttgtcatcatcaccttcagcaAGCACATAGTGGAGCAAATGGTGTCTCTCATCGG GTCTGTGCCCAAAGTGGGACCATTGCTCCAGAAGCCCTTCAGTCAGTACCTAGAAGCCCAGAGGAACAAGCTGCATCACGCTGGGGGGAGCGCACCAGCA gatgagAACTGGCTGTCGTGGGTGTTTGAGAAGGTGGTGCTGGTGATGGTCGCCTACTTCGTTATCTCCATCGTCAACTCGATGGCTCAGAGCTACGCCAAGCGCCTCCAGCAGCAAAGGCACTCGGAAGAGAAGACAAAGTGA
- the npat gene encoding protein NPAT codes for MLLPSDVARLVLGYLQEEGLSGTSQAFIHESPNLREYADHTIGDGTIPACLFSVFGKSLTTILNEYVATKTKESCHEVPVVMTSLWKKLDFTLNQIKSLQNSPAVSACQRTRSRVAVANMARQRVLTVASAGAVVCSSVSEISPVISPSNTSHSVVTHSTPASYTAPHNRPAISSGAHQQILDVRLNTPVDSPMSVSEQRLNLGPASPGRRKWKRGGMVNGSGVPGRYTTNASSLTAESQLEQEVDENFPQLVIQNARDKILGDRSLQEKLAENINKILASDPVPQTSKASSSAVEAEQSIDEILGLQGEIHMSDDAIHDILEQTESDPAFQALYDLFDYNKTRFTDGESEIVSSSPEENDTAGSSSPVRPFQSNEPGKSGQERKTRKSNAPTLLKKTVLASNSRTSRIENCSARLLMTHRDQQGASSAPLDSSRTEKDSLTNNSIFVEPMELDEPLNTPPPTSDSTTDLDPAFKDSASTTTTQTEPSAVPSLTASPASTASGTTAASNVDKNQGHRHTEGSRESPAAAPLSQSNQPTVLSPALVELNGAATASDDLPQMPISSSGGNTQPVLTILAPTESDFTTSVSTAAPFTATPASPTSASTSTTRTATPASSMPNSPSPLISCVPLGAMPDPSTTVHTSPSKAAADSNVVSLKIIISDNHTEESSSDPVLKQAISSISGENIPTIFLSSPAKSPIVPGTPKTNLDEAAQAVSGLQVSDVHASPLSSKTGALVASPLIGASQIQQNYIIQLPLDASTPALQGATTSYFLVTETPTKDAQPRQVFLSTGVSKGQPLPVNQYGVATPTSSQGYTAGAGSALLLPSPVKPMILPVSVMGQNTLGKLPVVSNQLVAIPTVIPSQQSETVSPKSPTRANKLKTTAGTDQLLVGNLVQPVSASNSDKQDAAKGFKHKRILCFDSSSEVQPQTTKTTTTSSPATNTATSQSVQQTVKDNTQSSTRTKPAILGGNKPKRRIQTIKCSVDPQTDRNITKETQNPVSPKQQQKEPAKKNSRKDHSIHYKVSQSGSNNRVEAPQPGTSKKSGSGRRSKSVDRKQSHKDGGAAKTKESHSSRSLSADSTLKASTRKDKEEKNNEELAEKAPSKSREGRTEKRAPSQGMPNVTANKENEIKGSVPEQQQQPASSSSTSRDFSPPSVTQPASNHQSKAPKTPSKTSSLAKQAAEMLHDIQGLNPASTPTKRSAEGGSDPSLPRTTGSNHNQEPTECPRTPSRQKKCKDGEGTPKNRMLPNLSDAPTCSPASEAGSENSINMAAHTLMILSRAAIARTGTPLKDSLRQEGVGERSPTKSKKPEKRKLSSPTSSPPAKKDRERKKLVDCFPRDLDVDKFLSSLHYDE; via the exons AGTCTTGTCATGAGGTACCAGTTGTGATGACTTCGTTGTGGAAAAAGTTGGATTTTACACTCAACCAGATCAA GTCTTTGCAGAACTCCCCTGCTGTGTCAGCATGTCAAAGAA CACGTTCACGCGTCGCAGTGGCAAACATGGCCAGACAGCGGGTCCTGACTGTGGCCTCGGCCGGCGCTGTCGTCTGCTCATCGGTTTCTGAAATAAGTCCCGTCATCAGCCCTTCGAACACCTCCCATAGTGTAGTTACCCACTCCACCCCTGCCAGCTACACTGCTCCGCATAATCGACCAGCTATTAGCAGCGGGGCACACCAGCAGATTCTTGATGTCAGATTAAATACACCTG TGGATTCTCCGATGAGTGTTTCAGAACAAAGGCTAAATCTTGGTCCAGCATCTCCTGGACGACGGAAATG GAAGAGAGGTGGCATGGTGAACGGGTCCGGCGTCCCTGGCAGATATACCACGAATGCCAGCAGCCTCACTGCAGAATCTCAACttgagcaggaagtggatgaaAACTTTCCT CAACTTGTGATCCAAAATGCACGCGACAAAATATTGGGAGACAGGTCACTGCAGGAGAAGCTGGCtgaaaacatcaacaaaatTCTTGCAAG CGATCCAGTGCCCCAAACGTCAAAGGCATCTTCGAGTGCAGTGGAAGCAGAGCAGTCTATAGATGAAATCTTGGGATTACAG GGGGAAATTCATATGAGTGACGATGCCATCCATGACATCTTGGAGCAAACAGAGTCTGACCCAGCTTTTCAGGCCCTCTACGATCTCTTTGATTACA ATAAAACCAGATTCACTGATGGAGAATCAGAGATTGTTAGCAGTAGCCCAGAAGAAAATGATACCGCTGGATCTTCATCGCCTGTCAGACCCTTTCAAAGTAATGAGCCAG GGAAAAGTGGACAGGAGCGCAAAACCAGAAAGTCTAATGCTCCAACTTTACTGAAAAAAACAGTTCTTGCCTCCAACAGCAGAACATCCAGGATTGAAAACTGCTCTGCCCGATTGTTGATGACTCATAGGGATCAACAAGGAGCTTCATCTGCACCACTGGATTCAAGCAGAACTGAAAAAGACTCCCTTACAAATAACAGTATTTTTGTAGAGCCAATGGAATTAGATGAACCGTTGAACACACCTCCACCAACTTCAGATAGTACGACTGATCTGGATCCTGCTTTTAAGGACAGCGCTTCCACTACTACAACCCAGACTGAGCCAAGCGCAGTCCCCTCATTAACAGCATCTCCTGCTTCCACTGCTTCAGGCACAACAGCAGCCAGTAATGTGGACAAAAATCAgggccacagacacacagaaggaTCCAGAGAAAGCCCTGCTGCAGCCCCCCTATCTCAAAGCAATCAACCTACTGTTCTGTCTCCTGCACTGGTCGAACTGAACGGTGCTGCAACAGCAAGTGATGACCTACCTCAGATGCCAATTTCAAGCAGTGGAGGAAACACCCAGCCAGTATTAACGATCTTAGCACCAACAGAATCTGACTTTACAACATCTGTTTCCACCGCCGCACCTTTCACAGCAACACCTGCCTCACCTACATCTGCCTCAACCTCTACAACACGCACAGCTACACCTGCCTCATCCATGCCCAACTCACCCTCCCCTTTGATCTCTTGTGTCCCACTTGGTGCAATGCCTGATCCCTCGACCACTGTCCACACTTCTCCAAGCAAGGCTGCTGCTGATTCCAATGTAGTGTCTTTGAAAATCATCATCAGCGATAACCATACTGAGGAATCATCCAGTGATCCGGTCTTGAAACAAGCAATTTCGAGTATTTCTGGAGAAAACATTCCCACGATTTTTCTGTCTTCACCAGCTAAGTCGCCCATAGTCCCTGGAACGCCAAAGACCAATCTGGATGAGGCGGCACAGGCAGTGAGTGGCTTACAGGTCTCTGACGTACATGCTAGTCCTCTTAGCAGCAAGACTGGGGCATTGGTGGCATCCCCGTTAATTGGGGCGTCACAGATCCAGCAAAACTACATAATTCAACTTCCCCTTGATGCCTCTACCCCCGCCCTTCAAGGAGCCACGACCAGCTACTTCCTGGTGACTGAAACCCCGACTAAAGATGCTCAACCCAGACAGGTGTTTCTGTCTACTGGTGTCTCCAAGGGACAGCCTTTGCCTGTTAACCAGTACGGCGTGGCCACACCAACCAGCTCTCAGGGATACACTGCAG gTGCAGGGTCTGCACTCTTGTTACCATCACCTGTAAAGCCTATGATACTTCCTGTGTCTGTCATGGGGCAGAATACTCTGGGGAAGCTCCCAGTGGTGTCCAATCAG CTTGTTGCCATACCAACGGTCATACCGTCGCAGCAGTCAGAAACTGTGAGTCCTAAATCTCCCACCAGGGCAAACAAATTGAAAACAACTGCTG GTACTGATCAACTTCTGGTTGGTAATTTGGTTCAACCCGTGTCAGCTTCAAACTCAGACAAACAGGATGCAGCAAAGGGTTTCAAACACAAGAGAATTTTATGTTTTGACTCTTCCTCAGAAGTTCAACCACAAACTACTAAAACaaccaccacctcctctcctGCTACAAATACAGCTACATCACAATCTGTCCAGCAGACTGTGAAAGATAATACGCAGTCGTCCACTCGAACAAAGCCTGCTATCTTGGGTGGAAACAAGCCTAAGAGGAGAATACAGACTATCAAATGCTCAGTGGATCctcagactgacagaaacataACTAAGGAGACTCAGAATCCGGTGTCTCCAAAGCAACAACAGAAAGAGCCGGCTAAGAAGAACTCTCGTAAAGATCATAGCATCCATTACAAAGTGTCACAAAGTGGAAGTAACAATAGAGTCGAAGCGCCGCAACCTGGGACTTCTAAAAAGTCAGGATCAGGAAGGAGATCAAAATCTGTGGACAGGAAGCAGAGTCATAAAGATGGTGGTGCAGCAAAGACTAAGGAATCTCATAGTTCTAGGTCACTGTCCGCTGATTCTACACTAAAAGCAAGTACTAGAAAggacaaagaggagaagaaTAACGAAGAACTAGCAGAAAAAGCACCTAGTAAGTCACGTGAAGGGCGCACAGAAAAGAGGGCTCCCTCTCAGGGAATGCCAAATGTGACAGCTAACAAGGAGAATGAAATTAAAGGTAGCGTGCcagagcagcagcaacagcctGCATCGTCATCCTCTACATCAAGAGACTTCAGTCCCCCGTCTGTCACACAGCCTGCATCTAATCATCAGTCCAAGGCTCCAAAAACCCCTTCAAAGACGAGCTCTCTGGCCAAACAGGCAGCTGAGATGCTGCATGACATCCAGGGGCTCAACCCTGCTTCCACCCCAACCAAGAGGTCTGCAGAGGGTGGATCAGACCCGAGTCTTCCTCGAACCACTGGAAGTAATCATAACCAGGAACCTACTGAATGTCCACGGACTCCTTCCCGacagaaaaaatgtaaagacGGTGAAGGGACTCCCAAAAATCGAATGCTTCCAAACCTCTCAGACGCCCCCACCTGCAGTCCAGCCAGTGAAGCTGGTAGTGAAAACAGCATCAACATGGCTGCTCACACACTCATGATTCTGTCCCGTGCTGCTATCGCCAGGACAGGCACTCCGCTGAAGGACAGTTTACGTCAGGAGGGAGTTGGAGAAAGGTCGCCTACAAAATCCAAGAAGCCTGAGAAAAGAAAACTGTCCTCTCCCACTAGCAGCCCTCCTGCAAAGAAAGACCGG GAACGGAAGAAACTTGTTGACTGCTTTCCCCGTGACTTGGACGTGGACaagttcctctcctctctgcacTATGATGAGTGA